In Streptomyces sp. P3, one DNA window encodes the following:
- a CDS encoding acetate kinase — translation MSATRVLVLNSGSSSVKYQLLDMRDSSRLASGLVERIGERTSRLKHTPLAAGGGSREQNGPFADHDAALKAVAQELAGDGLGLDSPELAAIGHRVVHGGRHFTRPTVVDDAVLAEIERLIPVAPLHNPANLTGIRTATALRPDLPQVAVFDTAFHTTMPESAARYAIDVETADAHRVRRYGFHGTSHAYVSRATAKLLGRSPEEVNVIVLHLGNGASASAVERGRCVDTSMGLTPLEGLVMGTRSGDVDPAVIFHLARVGGMSIDEIDALLNKKSGLVGLCGDNDMREIRRRVDEGDERAKLAFDIYIHRLKKYIGAYYAVLGHVDAVAFTAGVGENAAPVREAAVAGLGSLGLAVDAELNAVRGDEPRLISPAGARVAVAVVPTDEELEIATQTYALVKKTN, via the coding sequence GTGAGCGCGACCCGTGTCCTCGTCCTCAACTCCGGCTCCTCGTCGGTGAAGTACCAGCTGCTCGACATGCGGGACAGCAGCCGGCTGGCGAGCGGGCTCGTCGAGCGCATCGGCGAGCGGACCTCGCGGCTGAAGCACACCCCGCTCGCCGCCGGCGGCGGGTCCCGTGAGCAGAACGGGCCGTTCGCCGACCACGACGCGGCGCTGAAGGCCGTCGCGCAGGAGCTGGCCGGGGACGGTCTCGGGCTGGACTCCCCCGAGCTCGCCGCCATCGGGCACCGGGTCGTGCACGGCGGCAGGCACTTCACCCGGCCGACGGTGGTCGACGACGCCGTGCTCGCCGAGATCGAGCGGCTGATCCCGGTCGCACCGCTGCACAACCCGGCGAACCTGACCGGCATCCGCACGGCGACGGCGCTGCGGCCCGACCTGCCGCAGGTCGCCGTGTTCGACACCGCCTTCCACACGACGATGCCGGAGTCGGCGGCCCGCTACGCGATCGACGTCGAGACCGCGGACGCGCACCGGGTACGGCGCTACGGCTTCCACGGGACGTCGCACGCGTACGTCTCCCGGGCGACGGCGAAGCTGCTGGGCAGGTCTCCCGAGGAGGTGAACGTCATCGTGCTGCACCTCGGCAACGGGGCCTCGGCGTCGGCCGTCGAGAGGGGCCGCTGTGTGGACACGTCGATGGGACTGACGCCCTTGGAAGGTCTCGTCATGGGTACGCGCTCGGGAGACGTCGACCCTGCCGTCATCTTCCATTTGGCTCGTGTCGGTGGAATGTCCATCGACGAAATCGATGCTCTTCTCAACAAGAAGAGCGGACTCGTCGGGCTGTGCGGGGACAACGACATGCGGGAGATCCGCCGGCGCGTGGACGAGGGCGACGAGCGGGCGAAGCTCGCGTTCGACATCTACATTCACCGGCTGAAGAAGTACATCGGCGCCTATTACGCCGTGCTCGGGCACGTGGACGCGGTGGCGTTCACCGCCGGGGTCGGGGAGAACGCGGCGCCGGTGCGGGAGGCGGCCGTCGCGGGCCTGGGCTCCCTGGGCCTGGCGGTGGACGCCGAGCTGAACGCGGTACGCGGTGACGAGCCGCGGCTGATCTCGCCCGCCGGCGCGCGGGTGGCGGTCGCCGTGGTGCCGACGGACGAGGAACTGGAGATCGCGACCCAGACCTACGCACTGGTCAAAAAGACAAACTGA
- a CDS encoding ATP-dependent 6-phosphofructokinase: MRIGVLTAGGDCPGLNAVIRSVVHRAVDHYGDEVIGFEDGYAGLLDGRYRGLDLNAVSGILARGGTILGSSRLERDRLREACESASDMIHDFGIDALIPIGGEGTLTAARMLSDAGLPVVGVPKTIDNDISSTDRTFGFDTAVGVATEAMDRLKTTAESHQRVMVVEVMGRHAGWIALESGMAAGAHGICLPERPFDPADLVKMVEERFARGKKFAVICVAEGAHPADGTMDYSKGAIDQFGHERFQGIGTALAYELERRLGKEARPVILGHVQRGGVPTAYDRVLATRFGWHAVEAAHRGQFGQMTALRGTDVVMVPLAEAVTELKTVPQDRIIEAESVF, from the coding sequence ATGCGCATCGGAGTTCTCACGGCAGGCGGCGACTGCCCCGGCCTGAACGCAGTGATCCGGTCGGTCGTGCACCGCGCCGTCGACCATTACGGCGACGAGGTCATCGGCTTCGAGGACGGCTACGCCGGGCTCCTCGACGGCCGCTACCGGGGACTCGACCTCAACGCGGTGAGCGGCATCCTGGCCCGCGGCGGCACCATCCTCGGCTCCTCCCGACTGGAGCGCGACCGGCTGCGCGAGGCCTGCGAGAGCGCCTCCGACATGATCCACGACTTCGGCATCGACGCGCTCATCCCGATCGGCGGCGAGGGCACGCTGACGGCGGCGCGGATGCTGTCCGACGCCGGACTGCCGGTGGTGGGCGTACCCAAGACGATCGACAACGACATCTCCTCCACCGACCGCACCTTCGGCTTCGACACGGCGGTCGGTGTCGCCACCGAGGCGATGGACCGCCTGAAGACGACCGCGGAGTCGCACCAGCGGGTCATGGTCGTCGAGGTCATGGGCCGCCACGCGGGATGGATCGCGCTGGAGTCCGGGATGGCGGCGGGCGCGCACGGCATCTGCCTGCCCGAACGGCCCTTCGACCCCGCCGACCTGGTGAAGATGGTCGAGGAGCGGTTCGCACGCGGGAAGAAGTTCGCGGTGATCTGCGTCGCCGAGGGCGCGCACCCGGCCGACGGCACCATGGACTACAGCAAGGGCGCGATCGACCAGTTCGGCCACGAGCGCTTCCAGGGCATCGGCACGGCGCTGGCCTACGAGCTCGAGCGGCGGCTCGGCAAGGAGGCCCGCCCGGTGATCCTCGGTCACGTCCAGCGCGGCGGCGTCCCGACGGCGTACGACCGTGTCCTCGCGACCCGCTTCGGGTGGCACGCGGTGGAGGCGGCGCACCGCGGCCAGTTCGGGCAGATGACGGCGCTGCGCGGAACGGACGTGGTGATGGTGCCGCTGGCCGAGGCGGTCACCGAGCTGAAGACGGTCCCGCAGGACCGGATCATCGAGGCCGAGTCGGTCTTCTAG
- the pta gene encoding phosphate acetyltransferase has translation MTRSVYVTGIDRGDGRQVVELGVMELLTRQVDRVGVFRPLVHDGPDRLFELLRARYRLAQDPATVYGMDYHEASALQAEQGADELVSTLVDRFHRVTRAYDVVLVLGTDYADTQFPDELALNARLANEFGASVIPVVGGRRQTVESVLAETRNAYRAYQGLGCDVLAMVTNRVDREDREEIASRLATRVPVPCYVLPDEPALSAPTVSQISHALGATVLLGDDSGLARDALDFVFGGAMLPNFLEALTPGCLVVTPGDRADLVIGSLAAHSAGTPPIAGLLLTLGEVPTGQVLTLAARLAPGTPVVSVPGNSFLTAEQLFSLEGKLNAATPRKAETALGLFERHVDTGELLRRVSAPSTDRVTPMMFEHKLLEQARSDKRRVVLPEGTEERVLHAAEVLLRRGVCDLTLLGPVDQIRKKAADLGIDLGDCRLIDPATSELRDAFAEKYAALRAHRGVTVELAYDVVSDVNYFGTLMVQEGLADGMVSGSVHSTAATIRPAFEIIKTKPDADIVSSVFFMCLADKVLVYGDCAVNPDPDAEQLADIAVQAAATAAQFGVEPRIAMLSYSTGTSGSGADVDKVREATELVRGRRPDLKIEGPIQYDAAVEPTVAATKLPGSEVAGQASVLIFPDLNTGNNTYKAVQRSAGAIAVGPVLQGLRKPVNDLSRGALVQDIVNTVAITAIQAQIPSRNGRTAGPTSSEKATDL, from the coding sequence GTGACCCGCAGCGTGTACGTGACCGGCATCGACCGCGGCGACGGCCGCCAGGTCGTCGAACTGGGGGTCATGGAGCTCCTGACCCGGCAGGTCGACCGGGTGGGCGTGTTCCGTCCCCTCGTCCACGACGGGCCCGACCGGCTCTTCGAACTGCTGCGTGCGCGCTACCGGCTGGCGCAGGATCCGGCCACGGTCTACGGCATGGACTACCACGAGGCGTCCGCCCTCCAGGCGGAGCAGGGCGCGGACGAACTGGTCTCCACGCTCGTGGACCGCTTCCACCGCGTCACCCGCGCCTACGACGTCGTCCTCGTCCTGGGCACCGACTACGCCGACACCCAGTTCCCGGACGAACTCGCCCTCAACGCGCGCCTCGCCAACGAGTTCGGCGCTTCCGTGATCCCGGTCGTCGGCGGCCGCAGGCAGACGGTGGAGTCGGTGCTCGCCGAGACCCGCAACGCCTACCGGGCGTACCAGGGTCTCGGCTGCGACGTCCTCGCCATGGTGACCAACCGGGTCGACCGGGAGGACCGGGAGGAGATCGCCTCCCGGCTCGCCACCCGGGTGCCCGTGCCGTGTTACGTGCTGCCCGACGAGCCCGCGCTCTCCGCGCCGACCGTCTCGCAGATCAGTCACGCCCTCGGCGCGACGGTGCTCCTCGGCGACGACTCCGGGCTGGCCCGCGACGCCCTCGACTTCGTCTTCGGCGGGGCGATGCTGCCGAACTTCCTCGAGGCGCTGACGCCGGGCTGTCTCGTCGTCACCCCGGGAGACCGGGCGGACCTGGTGATCGGCTCGCTGGCCGCGCACAGCGCCGGCACCCCGCCGATCGCCGGTCTGCTGCTCACCCTGGGCGAGGTCCCGACGGGGCAGGTCCTGACGCTCGCCGCCCGCCTCGCCCCCGGCACTCCCGTCGTCTCGGTGCCGGGCAACAGCTTCCTCACCGCCGAGCAGCTGTTCTCCCTGGAGGGCAAGCTGAACGCGGCCACACCGCGCAAGGCGGAGACCGCGCTGGGGCTGTTCGAGCGGCACGTGGACACGGGGGAGCTGCTCCGGCGCGTCTCCGCCCCCAGCACCGACCGCGTCACGCCGATGATGTTCGAGCACAAGCTCCTGGAACAGGCCCGCTCCGACAAGCGCCGGGTCGTGCTGCCGGAGGGGACCGAGGAGCGGGTCCTGCACGCGGCCGAGGTGCTGCTGCGCCGCGGCGTGTGCGACCTCACCCTGCTCGGGCCGGTGGACCAGATCCGCAAGAAGGCCGCCGACCTCGGCATCGACCTCGGCGACTGCCGGCTCATCGACCCCGCGACCAGCGAGCTGCGCGATGCCTTCGCCGAGAAGTACGCCGCGCTGCGCGCCCACCGGGGCGTCACCGTCGAGCTGGCCTACGACGTCGTCTCCGACGTGAACTACTTCGGCACGCTCATGGTGCAGGAAGGCCTCGCCGACGGCATGGTCTCCGGGTCCGTGCACTCGACGGCGGCCACCATCCGGCCGGCGTTCGAGATCATCAAGACCAAGCCGGACGCCGACATCGTGTCGTCGGTGTTCTTCATGTGCCTCGCCGACAAGGTCCTGGTCTACGGCGACTGCGCGGTGAACCCCGACCCGGACGCCGAGCAACTCGCCGACATCGCCGTCCAGGCGGCCGCCACCGCCGCGCAGTTCGGCGTGGAGCCGCGGATCGCGATGCTGTCGTACTCCACCGGCACCTCCGGCTCGGGCGCGGACGTCGACAAGGTGCGGGAGGCGACGGAGCTGGTGCGCGGGCGGCGTCCCGACCTGAAGATCGAGGGGCCGATCCAGTACGACGCCGCCGTCGAGCCGACCGTCGCCGCCACCAAGCTGCCGGGGTCCGAAGTCGCGGGCCAGGCCAGCGTGTTGATCTTCCCGGACCTGAACACCGGCAACAACACCTACAAGGCCGTGCAGCGTTCGGCCGGTGCTATCGCGGTGGGACCGGTGCTGCAGGGGCTGCGCAAGCCGGTCAACGACCTGTCCCGGGGCGCTCTCGTCCAGGACATCGTCAACACCGTGGCCATCACGGCCATCCAGGCCCAGATCCCGTCCCGGAACGGCCGGACGGCCGGCCCGACCTCCAGTGAGAAGGCGACCGACCTGTGA